A part of Solicola gregarius genomic DNA contains:
- a CDS encoding TRAP transporter substrate-binding protein produces MPSKSTLYRPISRRSILKAGAITAAAAPFALSACGGGGSGGSGGSELSFRLAETHPDDYPTTLGDKRFADLVKERSDGRISIEVFANAQLGEESSVIEQVQMGSIEMTRVSSAPMSEFAVGMGLFGLPYIFDDSDHLWRFLDDDSGKQLLGELDDEGFHGLCYFDPGARSFYASGDPIESVDDVKGRKFRVQESEVIVDFIKALGGSPTPMDYGEVYSALQSGLIDGAENNEPSYYSASHYEVAKNLTLDEHMRVAEILIVNSDTWNGLGDDDKDLLSKAAQDAVPYQRKKWDAQVATDTQKLRDEGVNIIEVDDITPWRDATASVIEKYRGDYAEYLDSIESLRQA; encoded by the coding sequence ATGCCATCGAAATCCACCCTCTATCGACCGATCAGCCGACGAAGCATCCTCAAGGCCGGTGCCATCACCGCCGCCGCCGCACCCTTCGCACTGTCGGCGTGCGGAGGCGGCGGGTCCGGCGGGTCCGGCGGCTCCGAGCTGAGCTTCCGGTTGGCGGAGACCCATCCGGACGACTACCCCACCACCCTTGGCGACAAGCGCTTCGCGGACCTGGTGAAGGAGCGTAGCGACGGTCGGATCTCGATCGAGGTGTTCGCGAACGCCCAGCTTGGCGAGGAGTCCTCAGTCATCGAGCAGGTACAGATGGGCTCGATCGAGATGACCCGCGTGAGCTCGGCCCCGATGTCGGAGTTCGCCGTCGGCATGGGGCTGTTCGGGCTGCCGTACATCTTCGACGACTCCGACCACCTGTGGCGGTTCCTCGACGACGACTCCGGCAAGCAGCTCCTCGGTGAGCTCGACGACGAGGGTTTCCACGGCCTGTGCTACTTCGACCCCGGCGCCCGGAGCTTCTACGCTTCCGGCGATCCGATCGAGTCCGTCGACGACGTCAAGGGCCGGAAGTTCCGCGTACAGGAGTCCGAGGTCATCGTCGACTTCATCAAGGCGCTCGGTGGATCGCCCACGCCGATGGACTACGGCGAGGTCTACAGTGCGCTGCAGAGCGGCCTGATCGACGGTGCGGAGAACAACGAGCCGAGCTACTACTCCGCCTCGCACTACGAGGTCGCCAAGAACCTCACACTGGACGAGCACATGCGGGTGGCCGAGATCCTGATCGTCAACAGCGACACCTGGAACGGCCTCGGCGACGACGACAAGGACCTGCTGTCGAAGGCGGCTCAGGACGCCGTGCCGTACCAGCGCAAGAAGTGGGACGCGCAGGTCGCCACCGACACGCAGAAGCTGCGCGACGAGGGCGTCAACATCATCGAGGTCGACGACATCACCCCGTGGCGGGACGCGACGGCGTCAGTGATCGAGAAGTACCGCGGCGACTACGCCGAGTACCTCGACAGCATCGAATCACTGCGGCAGGCGTAG
- a CDS encoding TRAP transporter large permease — protein MPVDHVAIALLIGSFAGLLVLRVPVALALVLSTIIEASYLGIPLTIVGQRMVAGLDVFALLAIPFFILGGEIMSAGGISNRLIALASIFVGWLRGGLGMINVGASTFFGALSGSSVADVSAIGSVTIPMMKQKGYDTDYAVGLTISGAAQAVMIPPSHNLVIYSMAAGGVSVGALFTAGIVPGLLLGAALMVLAYAIAVRRGYPAERTVTLAEVPRIVGEGLLALFMPVIILGGILSGIFTATESAAVGCVYAFVLTFFVYRDIPLSKILPILQRTFRTLGVVLFIIAAASAFGYFLAYLQVPTLITDWLLQVSDSKFVVLLLINILLLALGAVMDMAPLILIMTPILLPVTSALGMDPVQFGIMLLLNLSIGLITPPVGNVLFVGCAIGGISIEKMTRSLGLFLLPMIVVLLLITFVPSLSLALPGALGQ, from the coding sequence GTGCCAGTTGATCACGTCGCCATCGCGCTCCTCATCGGGAGCTTCGCGGGTCTGCTGGTGTTACGCGTACCCGTCGCGCTCGCGCTGGTCCTGTCGACGATCATCGAGGCGTCGTACCTCGGCATTCCGCTGACGATCGTCGGCCAGCGGATGGTGGCCGGCCTCGATGTGTTCGCCTTGCTTGCGATCCCGTTCTTCATCCTGGGCGGCGAGATCATGAGCGCGGGCGGGATCTCGAATCGGCTGATTGCGCTCGCCAGCATCTTCGTCGGCTGGCTGCGGGGCGGCCTGGGCATGATCAACGTCGGTGCGAGTACCTTCTTCGGCGCGCTGTCCGGCTCATCGGTCGCGGACGTCTCGGCAATCGGCTCGGTGACGATCCCGATGATGAAGCAGAAGGGGTACGACACCGACTATGCCGTCGGCCTGACGATCTCGGGCGCCGCGCAAGCCGTCATGATCCCACCCAGCCACAACCTGGTCATCTACTCGATGGCGGCGGGTGGCGTCTCCGTCGGCGCCCTCTTCACGGCCGGCATCGTGCCCGGGCTGCTGTTGGGTGCCGCGCTGATGGTGCTGGCGTATGCCATCGCGGTGCGCCGCGGATACCCCGCAGAGCGTACGGTCACGTTGGCGGAGGTCCCGCGGATCGTCGGCGAGGGTCTGCTCGCCCTGTTCATGCCGGTCATCATCCTCGGCGGCATCCTGTCCGGCATCTTCACGGCGACGGAGTCGGCAGCGGTCGGCTGCGTCTACGCATTCGTTCTCACGTTCTTCGTCTACCGCGACATCCCGCTGTCAAAGATCCTGCCGATCCTGCAGCGTACGTTCCGCACCCTCGGCGTCGTGCTCTTCATCATCGCGGCGGCCAGCGCGTTCGGCTACTTCCTCGCGTACCTGCAGGTGCCGACGCTGATCACCGACTGGCTGCTGCAGGTCTCGGACAGCAAGTTCGTCGTACTGCTGCTGATCAACATCCTGCTCCTCGCTCTAGGCGCCGTGATGGACATGGCGCCACTGATCCTGATCATGACGCCGATCCTGCTGCCCGTCACCTCCGCACTCGGCATGGACCCGGTGCAGTTCGGAATCATGCTCCTGCTGAACCTGTCCATCGGCCTCATCACGCCACCGGTCGGCAACGTCTTGTTCGTCGGCTGCGCCATCGGCGGCATCTCGATCGAGAAGATGACGCGGAGCCTGGGGCTGTTCCTGTTGCCGATGATCGTCGTCTTGTTGTTGATCACCTTCGTGCCGTCGTTGTCTCTCGCACTCCCCGGAGCGTTGGGACAGTAG
- the kdgD gene encoding 5-dehydro-4-deoxyglucarate dehydratase — MPSWTPSELASQIGSGLLSFPVTHFTDDLAFDEPAYREHLEWLSGYPVAALFAAGGTGEGFSLTAAEVAHVVRVAASGVGDTIPVIGSAMGGTRQAVELAGQAEEAGADGVLLMPPYLVDATQSGLVEHIGAVCSATSLGVVVYNRANAIIGADALSEACARYPNLVAFKDGVGDIEQLARIYARLGDRLTYVGGLPTAEVFALPLLQLGMTTYSSAMFNFVPGFALRFYAAVRREDRAQVYELLEKFVIPYTRIRDRRRGYAVSIVKAGMRVVGRPAGPVRPPLTDLCDEERDELEGLIARMPSE; from the coding sequence TTGCCATCGTGGACCCCGAGTGAACTCGCCAGCCAGATCGGCAGCGGACTGCTGTCGTTTCCGGTCACCCACTTCACCGACGACCTCGCGTTCGACGAACCCGCGTACCGCGAGCACCTGGAGTGGCTCTCCGGCTATCCGGTCGCCGCGCTGTTCGCCGCCGGCGGCACCGGCGAGGGCTTCTCGCTCACCGCGGCCGAGGTCGCGCACGTCGTACGGGTCGCCGCATCCGGCGTCGGCGACACGATCCCGGTGATCGGGTCCGCCATGGGTGGCACCCGGCAGGCCGTCGAGCTTGCCGGGCAGGCCGAGGAGGCGGGGGCGGATGGCGTTCTGTTGATGCCGCCGTACCTCGTCGACGCGACCCAGTCCGGCCTGGTCGAGCACATCGGGGCAGTCTGCTCTGCGACATCGCTTGGTGTCGTCGTCTACAACCGCGCGAACGCGATCATCGGTGCAGACGCCCTGTCGGAGGCCTGCGCACGTTACCCGAACCTGGTCGCGTTCAAGGACGGTGTCGGAGACATCGAGCAGCTGGCCAGGATCTATGCGCGACTCGGCGACCGGCTCACGTACGTGGGGGGTCTGCCGACGGCAGAGGTGTTCGCGCTGCCTCTGCTCCAGCTCGGCATGACGACATACTCCTCGGCGATGTTCAACTTCGTCCCCGGGTTCGCGCTGCGCTTCTACGCGGCGGTCCGCCGCGAGGATCGCGCGCAGGTGTACGAGCTGCTCGAGAAGTTCGTCATCCCGTACACGCGGATCCGCGATCGCCGCCGCGGGTACGCGGTCTCGATCGTCAAGGCGGGGATGCGAGTAGTCGGCCGTCCGGCCGGTCCGGTACGACCGCCACTGACCGACCTGTGCGATGAAGAGCGTGACGAGCTCGAGGGGCTCATAGCCCGGATGCCGTCGGAGTGA
- a CDS encoding DinB family protein gives MDSMPTMEPALFRGAIRAQLDAFLDEHRAALNECLDGLTEAQVRTSLVPSRTTLLGLVKHATFVEKVWFDEAITCRSRADIGIPATPDESFVLDDTDTIESVRRAHADACAASRRASAELDLDDLVRGNRRGPLPLRWVYLHLLRELAQHCGHADILREQLPANSQH, from the coding sequence ATGGACTCGATGCCGACGATGGAGCCCGCCCTCTTCCGGGGCGCGATCCGCGCCCAGCTCGACGCGTTCCTCGACGAGCATCGCGCGGCGCTGAACGAATGCCTCGACGGGCTCACCGAGGCGCAGGTACGCACCTCGCTGGTGCCGTCACGCACGACCCTGCTTGGCCTGGTCAAACATGCGACCTTCGTCGAGAAGGTGTGGTTCGACGAGGCGATCACCTGCCGGTCGCGGGCTGACATCGGCATCCCGGCGACCCCGGACGAGTCGTTCGTACTCGACGACACCGACACGATCGAGAGCGTACGCCGAGCGCACGCCGACGCATGTGCGGCGTCTCGTCGCGCGAGTGCCGAGCTCGACCTGGACGACCTGGTCCGCGGCAACCGCCGCGGGCCACTTCCCCTGCGGTGGGTCTACCTGCATCTGCTGCGCGAACTCGCCCAGCACTGCGGTCACGCTGACATCCTGCGCGAGCAGCTGCCTGCTAACTCGCAGCATTGA
- a CDS encoding GNAT family N-acetyltransferase, producing the protein MTDPQHFLEAYDEQLRTDAETPGALETARHGPLHLATFAGGRGFISYRDLGGADADAIRELVSAALGHYRADPEIRRVEWKSRGHDHAPGLYEALTGSGFMAEETESIMIGEAKALAVEVALPEGVTMRRVTEEADVRAMTAMQGEVFGDSLADEIADGVLRRLSRGDAMELWVAEVDGRMVSAGRLEPVTGTDFAGIWGGATRPEWRGRGIYRAMTSARARAALAYGKTLINSDSTEFSRPILERSGLVKVSTTTGYVWKR; encoded by the coding sequence GTGACCGATCCACAGCATTTCCTCGAGGCGTACGACGAGCAGCTCCGGACCGATGCGGAGACGCCCGGCGCGCTCGAGACCGCCCGGCACGGACCATTGCACCTCGCCACGTTCGCCGGCGGGCGCGGCTTCATCAGCTACCGCGACCTCGGCGGCGCCGATGCCGATGCGATCCGTGAACTCGTCAGCGCCGCGCTGGGCCACTACCGCGCCGATCCCGAGATCCGTCGGGTCGAGTGGAAGTCTCGGGGGCACGATCACGCTCCCGGCCTGTACGAGGCGTTGACAGGCAGCGGATTCATGGCGGAAGAGACCGAGTCGATCATGATCGGAGAGGCGAAAGCGCTCGCGGTCGAGGTTGCGTTGCCCGAAGGTGTGACAATGCGTCGCGTCACCGAGGAGGCCGACGTACGAGCGATGACCGCGATGCAGGGCGAGGTGTTCGGCGACTCGCTTGCCGACGAGATCGCCGACGGGGTGTTGCGGAGGCTCTCCCGCGGAGACGCGATGGAGCTGTGGGTCGCCGAGGTCGACGGCCGAATGGTCAGCGCGGGGCGGCTCGAGCCGGTGACCGGCACCGACTTCGCCGGCATCTGGGGCGGCGCGACGCGCCCCGAGTGGCGTGGTCGGGGCATCTATCGCGCGATGACATCCGCTCGTGCGCGCGCCGCGCTCGCGTACGGAAAGACGCTGATCAACAGCGACTCGACCGAGTTCTCCCGCCCGATCCTCGAGCGATCGGGTCTGGTCAAGGTGTCCACGACGACGGGGTACGTCTGGAAGCGCTGA
- a CDS encoding dihydrofolate reductase family protein: protein MGELHVYMNVTLDGVIQANGGPNEQDGDFEYAGWERPYWDSKPGDVLNADVQASDALLLGRTTYDIFRAYWPGQPDAIGQAFDRMPKYVASRGTPELSWDTSTQLSDAAAQVPELRERHRLIHTWGSGNLLQTLFRAGLVDQVNMWVCPVVIGQGKKLFPEGTTASRFELAEPPNAFPGGVLLLRYRRLEGPPETASTAEGVNAAS, encoded by the coding sequence ATGGGTGAGCTGCACGTCTACATGAACGTCACGCTCGACGGCGTGATCCAGGCCAACGGCGGCCCCAACGAGCAGGACGGCGACTTCGAGTACGCCGGGTGGGAACGCCCGTACTGGGACTCGAAGCCCGGCGACGTGCTGAACGCGGATGTGCAGGCATCCGACGCCTTGTTGCTCGGACGGACGACGTACGACATCTTCCGCGCCTACTGGCCGGGCCAGCCGGACGCGATCGGGCAGGCGTTCGACCGGATGCCCAAGTACGTCGCCTCCCGCGGGACGCCGGAGCTGTCGTGGGACACCAGCACCCAGCTCTCGGACGCGGCCGCGCAGGTGCCCGAGCTTCGCGAGCGGCATCGCCTGATCCACACCTGGGGCAGCGGGAACCTGTTGCAGACCCTGTTCCGCGCAGGTCTGGTCGACCAGGTGAACATGTGGGTGTGTCCGGTCGTGATCGGTCAGGGGAAGAAGCTGTTCCCCGAAGGCACGACAGCGAGCCGTTTCGAGCTGGCCGAACCGCCGAACGCGTTCCCGGGAGGCGTACTGCTGTTGCGCTACCGGCGCCTCGAGGGACCTCCGGAGACGGCGAGCACGGCCGAAGGGGTCAATGCTGCGAGTTAG
- a CDS encoding VOC family protein, which produces MFREPEVILFSADVERAAAFYRRLGFREVFRVPPAGTPIHVDLELDGYRIGFASIGSARHDHGLDPVVGGQRATVTLWTDDVAAEYERLVSDGVNGLRTPGEWLGRLLVAWIQDPDGHPIQLVQDLDPA; this is translated from the coding sequence GTGTTTCGCGAACCCGAGGTGATCCTGTTCAGCGCCGACGTGGAACGGGCGGCGGCGTTCTACCGACGGTTGGGATTCCGAGAGGTGTTCCGCGTACCGCCTGCGGGTACGCCGATCCACGTGGACCTCGAGCTCGACGGCTACCGGATCGGCTTCGCCTCGATCGGATCTGCGCGCCACGACCACGGGCTCGACCCCGTCGTCGGCGGACAACGTGCCACGGTCACACTCTGGACCGATGACGTGGCGGCCGAGTACGAGCGACTCGTCTCCGACGGTGTCAACGGACTGCGCACACCGGGCGAATGGCTCGGCAGGCTGCTGGTGGCGTGGATCCAGGACCCCGACGGTCATCCGATCCAGCTCGTGCAGGACCTCGATCCGGCGTGA
- a CDS encoding NAD-dependent epimerase/dehydratase family protein, giving the protein MAETVLVTGASGGLGRLMRPRLATEGRTLRLLDVVAPEPPGDDESVQIVTASVTDPAAMRAACEGADAIIHLGGVSVEGPWSDILANNIDGTRVLLEAARDAGVRRVVLASSNHAVGFYDRDAAPEGGLPAEVVPRPDTYYGVSKVALEALGSLFHSRYGIDVTCLRIGSCFEKPWDPRSLWTWMSPDDGARLFEACLATPEPGFRVVWGISNNTRNWWSPKAGEAIGYHPQDDSEVYADEIMAAYTGDLDVPEQRLAGGKFSTGVLGARQT; this is encoded by the coding sequence ATGGCCGAGACAGTCCTCGTCACCGGCGCCAGCGGCGGCCTCGGCCGGCTGATGCGCCCTCGCCTCGCCACCGAGGGCAGGACGCTGCGGCTGCTCGACGTCGTCGCGCCCGAGCCTCCTGGCGACGATGAGTCGGTGCAGATCGTCACCGCATCGGTCACCGACCCGGCCGCCATGCGCGCGGCCTGCGAGGGCGCCGACGCGATCATCCACCTCGGCGGAGTCAGCGTCGAGGGACCGTGGTCCGACATCCTCGCGAACAACATCGACGGCACACGGGTCCTCCTCGAGGCGGCCCGCGATGCCGGCGTACGACGCGTCGTCCTCGCCTCCAGCAACCACGCCGTGGGGTTCTACGACCGCGACGCGGCGCCGGAGGGTGGCCTCCCGGCCGAGGTCGTACCCCGCCCGGACACGTACTACGGCGTCAGCAAGGTCGCGCTCGAGGCGCTCGGCAGCCTGTTCCACTCCCGGTACGGGATCGACGTGACCTGTCTGCGGATCGGGTCCTGCTTCGAGAAGCCGTGGGACCCACGGTCGCTGTGGACCTGGATGTCACCTGACGACGGGGCACGGCTGTTCGAGGCCTGCCTGGCCACACCGGAGCCCGGCTTCCGCGTCGTGTGGGGCATCTCGAACAACACCCGCAACTGGTGGTCGCCGAAGGCCGGCGAAGCGATCGGCTACCACCCGCAGGACGACTCGGAGGTGTACGCGGACGAGATCATGGCTGCCTACACCGGCGACCTCGACGTACCCGAGCAACGCCTCGCGGGAGGGAAGTTCAGCACCGGGGTGCTCGGTGCCCGCCAGACCTGA
- a CDS encoding TRAP transporter small permease, giving the protein MTYLRKAWRAIDAIFEAWGLLCLVGVVFVVLWQVVSRELFGTTPTWSEETSRILLIWIGFLSAAIGFREGAHIAISFVVDRLPDILRQILHYAVLATILALGLYLTVQGAQFTADTQNATLPGTGLPRSALYVMMPVAGVMICLYSALQAAGVPTQRFSSTQVEAEPQPPRESDAE; this is encoded by the coding sequence ATGACCTACCTCCGCAAGGCGTGGCGCGCCATCGATGCGATCTTCGAGGCGTGGGGCCTCCTCTGCCTGGTCGGCGTGGTCTTCGTCGTGCTGTGGCAGGTGGTCTCGCGCGAGCTGTTCGGCACGACGCCCACCTGGAGCGAGGAGACGTCGAGGATCCTGCTGATCTGGATCGGCTTCCTGTCCGCCGCGATCGGGTTCCGCGAGGGTGCACACATCGCGATCAGCTTCGTCGTCGACCGACTCCCCGATATCCTGCGCCAGATCCTCCACTACGCCGTCCTGGCAACGATCCTGGCGCTCGGGCTCTACCTCACCGTCCAGGGCGCCCAGTTCACCGCGGACACCCAGAACGCCACGCTTCCCGGGACCGGCCTGCCGCGCAGCGCGCTCTACGTGATGATGCCGGTCGCAGGCGTGATGATCTGCCTCTACTCCGCGCTGCAGGCGGCAGGCGTGCCGACGCAACGGTTCTCCAGCACCCAGGTCGAAGCAGAGCCGCAGCCGCCACGCGAATCAGATGCAGAGTGA